Within the Arthrobacter sp. V1I7 genome, the region TGAGAGCCTGAAGGTGACCCAGGTCGAAACCTGGGCTGCCCCCGCCTCGGACGGTTCGCGGCAGAGCAGCATCTCGATGAAGGTCGCCGGCGCACCGCTGGACGTCAGCGCAGTCCAGCGCCTGGTGTCCGAGGCCGGCAGCACGCGGATCGAGCTCGAAGGCACAGTCACGTCCTCGGTGCCGTTCCTGGGCGGCAAGATTGCCGAAGCCGCCGAGCCGATGGTCGGCAAGGCCCTGAACATCCAGTCGAAGCAGGCCCAGGCCTGGCTCGAAAGCCACTAGCAGCGTGGAGCTTCCGGCAATCCTGGCAATCGTCCTGATCGTGGCCGGTGTCTGGTCCCTCGTCGTCTGGCCGCAGTTCCTGCGCCGGGTGATGAAGGACCCCCGGGCCCGCGACGCCGGCGGCAAGGCTACCCGGTTCCTTACCGTCCACGTCGTCCTCGTCAGCATCTCGATGGTGCTCGGAGCCGCGACGGCGGGAATCGGGATCGCAGGCCTGCTCGCCTAGTCGAAACAGCCGCGGCACACCCTTTCGCCACGGCGTCACGCCGTCCTGGGCGCTACACCCAGGGAAACGACCGTGAACTACCGGAAGGCGCTGCCGATTGCGACCCCGCCGCCGCGTAGCCACGTGGGAGTTCTTCGCCTACGCGATGATCCTGGGCGCCATAGCAATGTGGCCCACTCCTGTGGACCGCGCCGGGGCGGGGCTGCTGGCTGAGGCGCTGAAGGAACTGCACCAACGAGGGATGCCCGGCTGGATCGACTATGCGTTTGTTGAGTCGGCGTCTAACGTTCTCTTGTTCGTCCCGCTGGGTATCCTGGTTGTCTGGATCCTCGGCAGGCGCAACTGGTGGGCCGGCGGGGCCGCCGGCCTGGTGCTGTCCGCCCTGATCGAGCTCGCCCAGTTCGTCTTCCTGCCGGCCCGTTACCCCACGCTGCTTGATGTCGCCGCGAACACCGCCGGGGCAACCCTCGGCGGCCTGCTCACGCTGCTGGTACTGACTCTCCGCAGGCCCGTGCCAAACCCGCCTCCACGACGTACTCTGTGATCACACCCCTTAGCGGGAGGACCACGGAATGCGGATATCGGTTATCGGCTGCGGGTATCTTGGCGCTGTCCACGCGGCGTGCCTGGCGAAACTTGGTCACGATGTGGTCGGCATCGACCTTGACGCGGGCAAGGTGGCGCAACTGTCCGCGGGGCAGGCGCCCTTCTACGAACCTGTACTGGATGAGCTGCTGTCCGCGCTCGAGGAATCGGGGCGTTTAAGGTTTACCACGGAAATGTCGGCCGCCCACGGATCCGAGGTCCATTTCATCTGTGTGGGCACTCCACAAAAGCGCGGCGAAAACGCCGCGGACCTGCGCTTCGTCGATGCCGCAGTGGAGGCCCTGGCCGCCCAGGTGTCCCCCGGCGACATCATCGCCGGCAAATCCACCGTACCGGTCGGAACCGCGGCCCGGCTGGCCGAGGTCATCGCCGGGACCGAACCCGGCGCCACGCTGGTGTGGAATCCCGAATTTCTCCGCGAAGGCCATGCGGTAACCGACACCCTGAACCCGGACCGGCTGGTGTACGGCGTTCCGGACGGCAGCGAGGACCACCCCGCCGTGGCCATCCTGGACCAGATCTACAAGGCGTCCCTCGCTAACGGGACGACCCGGCTGGTCACCGACTACGCTACGGCCGAGCTGGTGAAGACCGCCGCCAACTCGTTCCTCGCCACCAAGATTTCCTTCATCAACGCGATGGCCGAGGTCTGCGAAGCCACCGGCGCGGATGTCACCCTGCTGGCCGACGCGATCGGCCTCGACGAACGGATCGGCCGGAAGTTCCTCAATGCCGGCATCGGGTTCGGCGGCGGCTGCCTGCCCAAGGACATCCGGGCCTTCATGGCCCGCGCCGGCGAGCTGGGCGCGGATCAGGCCCTCACCTTCCTGCGCGAAGTGGACGCAATCAACATGCGGCGCCGGACCCGCGTCGTCGAGCTGACCCGCCAACTCTGCGGCGGTTCGCTGATGGGCCAGCGTATCGCCGTGCTGGGCGCCGCCTTCAAACCGGAGAGCGACGACGTCCGAGACTCGCCGGCGCTGAGCGCCGCGGCCCAGCTCCAGCTGCAGGGCGCCGTGGTCACCGTCACCGACCCGCAGGCTCTCACCAACGCGGCCAAGCGTTTCCCGGAGCTCCCGCTGGAACCGGACCTGGAAACCACCCTGCGCAGGGCCGATGCAGTGCTGCTGCTGACCGAGTGGAAGCTGTACCGCGAGCTGGACCCGCACGGCACCCGGGCCCTAGTTTCGGCTCCGCGCATCCTTGACGGCCGGAACGTCCTCGATCCGGCCAAGTGGCGCGCCGCGGGCTGGACCTACAAGGGCCTCGGCCGGCCCTGAGCCGGGCCGGGAAGGCCGCGTTCCCGGCCGGACGGCAGGGGTGGGGTTTTAGTGGGAGACGGCCTGTCCGAGCGCGTCTTCCGCGGCGACCCAGGACAGCATGGCGCACTTGACGCGGGCGGCGTAGCGTGCCACGCCCTCAAATGCCGCAGCGTCGCCGAGGATTTCCGGATCTGCGGCCACCTTGCCGCGGGAGCGCAGCACCTCACGGAAACTGCCGATCACGGAACGGAACTCCTCGGCGGACAGGCCCTCGGCAAGGTCCGTCAGCACCGAAGCGGACGCCATTGAGATCGAGCAGCCATCGCCGTCCCAGCGCAGCTCCCTGACCGTGCCGTCCGCGACGGCGACCCGGACGGTGATTTCGTCGCCGCATACCGGATTGAGCTGATGGGACTGGCCGCTGCTCGCGCCGTCGGGGACCGCGGCTCCGGCCAGCCCGCTGCCGTGCCGGGCCTTGGAGTGTTCCAGGATGATTTGCTGGTAAAGCTGGTCGAGACTCATGTACTGCCGTCCTCAGGCTTGGAAGTAACCGCGGACATCGGCGACGGCGTTGAGAAACGCGTCCACATCGTCCGTGGTGTTGTAAAGGTAGGTGCTGGCACGGGTGCTCGCCGTGAGGCCCAGCCGACGATGCAGGGGCTGGGCGCAGTGGTGCCCCACGCGGACGGCAATCCCCCGGCTGTCCAGGAACTGCCCGACGTCGTGCGCGTGGACTCCCGCCACGTCGAACGCGGCCAGGCCGATCCGTTCCTGGCCGGCAGCCGGGCCCAGCACGCGGATTCCGGGGACGGACTCCAGACCCGCCACAAGGCGCTGCCCGAGCTCGAACTCCCAGGCGTGGATCCGGTCCACCCCGGTTTCGCTCAGGTAGTTTGCGGCGGCAGCAAGCGCCACGGCTTGTGAGATCTTCTGCGTTCCGGCCTCGAAGCGTTGCGGGCTGGGCAGGAATCCTGCGCGCTCCATGGTGACGGTCGTGATCATGGAACCGCCGGTCAGGAACGGCGGCATCGCGTTGAGCAGCTCGGACCTGCCGTAGAGCCCGCCGATTCCGGTGGGAGCCAGCATCTTGTGCCCCGAGAAGACGGCGAAGTCCACGTCGAGTGCCTTGACGTCCAGGGGCAGGTGCGGCGCGGACTGGCACGCGTCCAGCACCACGAGCGCCCCCGTCGGCCGGGCGAGGGCAACCAGCGCCGCCACCGGGTTGATGGTTCCGAGGACATTGGAGGCATGGGTGAAGGCAAGGATGCGCGTCCGCTCGCCGATGATGCGGGCCGCGGTGTCGAGGTCCAGGGCGCCGGCGTCGTCGACCGGAATGTGGCGCAGCGTGGCTCCGGTGCGTTCCGCCAACTGCTGCCACGGGATCAGGTTGGCATGGTGTTCCATCTCGGTGACCACGATCTCGTCGCCCGCGGACAGGGCGAAGCGCGCCGCTTCGGGGGCGGCACCGGGCAGCGAGGCGTTCAGGAAGGAGTAGCTGAGCAGGTTCAGGCCCTCGGTGGCGTTCGAGGTCCAGATGAGTTCGTCCGGTTCGGCCCCGATGAAGGCCGCGACAGATTCCCTGGCGTCCTCGAAGGCTTCGGTGGCCTCCACCGCCAGGTGGTGGGCGCCGCGGTGGACCGCCGAGTTCCGCTGTTCATAGAATTCCTGCTCGGCTTCCAGCACGCTGAGCGGGTTCTGCGAGGTGGCACCCGAATCCAAGTACACCAGGGGCTTGCCGTTGACGGTCTGGCTCAGGATCGGGAAGTCATTGCGAATCCTCAGGACCTCTTCGTTTCCCAGCGCTGTGGCTGAGCGGAGGAGGTGGGCTGGTGTGGCAACCATGGGGATAACTCCTGGATCGGCGTTCGGCTGCGGCGCACGGAGCCCGCCGGCCGGAAGGCAGGCAGGTCTATTACGTCACGCAGATTCATCCTAATTATCCCATGCGTCGGAGCTTGTCCCGGGCCGCCCGGGCGGCAGCCCTCCAGGGCTCCCGGTTGAGAGCATCCGGTTCGGTGCCTGCGGGGGCGGAACCGGGGGCCGGGCGGAACCGGGGGCCGGGCGGAACCGGGGGCCGGACGGAACCGGGGGCCGGGCGGAACCGGAGGCCGGGCGCGTCGCCGACGGACAGCACCTAACCCGGATTTTGCATCGGTCGTCGGTCGGGGGTGTTGATGGCGGCTGAGCGGCTGGCGTGTTGTCTGGGCGGATTCCGGGCACCCTCGACCGTCCCATGCGCCGGGGTTGGCGCGGGTTTCCACGTACCCGTGATGGCTGTCTGTCTGCTCGCAGTGATGGGGCTGGTTCCGGGCGTCAGGTCTGCATGATGGCGGTGGGGTTCTTGAGGCTCGCCGCGATGCTTGCGGTGGCTTCGAGTAATCTGTGGATCAGTTGGTGTTCGGGTGCCGTTCCGGGCAGGAGGAGATAGCTCTTTCTGGCGCGGGTGATGATCTTGCCTGCAGTGGCGAAGAGCCGGTAGCGCCAGCGTTTGATGTCCCATCCCTTGGCGTGGTCGCCGGCGGGGAGCGCGGTGAGCTGGAGCCAGGAGACGAGGTTGGAGGCCAGGGCTGCGATCCACGCCCAGGCCTGGTTCGCGGCGAAGTCGAAGAACGGCAGCTTGCCCAGACCGGTGTTTTTCAGGGTCTTGATCCGGTTTTCGCACCGGGCCCGGGCGCGGTGTCTGGCGTCAAGGAACGGGCCGTGCCAGCGCGGTGAGTTGGTCAGGAACGCGGTGATCCGGTGCCCGTCGATGTCCAGCAGCGTCGGTTGCGCGCCGGGGTGCAGGGGCTCGGCGCGCAGGAACAGGTTCGTTCCCGGCGGGTAGTCGGTGAGCGGGATGATGTCGGTGGCGTTGATGACCCAGGCATCGGTCCGGTCGTTGCCGGCCTGGTCCAGGGCCGGCTGCCAGTTCTTCTTGTCGTTGATCCAATCGACCATGTGGGCTTTGGCCGCGGGGACGGGGTAGGAGACGGAGAACTGGGCGTTCCGGCTGTGCAGGTACCAGAGGAACTTCCTTGAGGCTCCGGCGCTGTCGGTGCGGACCAGGACGTTCTCTCCGGCCAGCGCCCCGGTCTCGTCGAAGAATCCTTCGGGCAGGCCGGACACGGCGGTCTCGAAGACGCGGATGTGGTCATCGGCGCTGTTCGCGCCGGCGTTGCCGGGCCGCAGCAGGCAGGCGAGGATTTCCCCGGTGCCGTTACCGGCACCGTAGTCACAGGACGCGATGAAGGGGGCGAAGCCGTAGCCGCCCTTGTAGGTGCCGGCGACGTTTTCCTTCTCCGAGTGTGAGGCCACGAGGGTGGCGTCCAGGTCCAGGATGAGCGGATCCGCCGCTGTCGCCGACAACGCCGGGTTCCGGTTCCCGGCCGCTT harbors:
- a CDS encoding DUF2505 domain-containing protein; the protein is MPLNASTTLPHSVDRVTAVFVNEEFLRHTSEYVGGTLESFAVDGDTAGAFVTTTVRTVPTTRMPEIARKFVGESLKVTQVETWAAPASDGSRQSSISMKVAGAPLDVSAVQRLVSEAGSTRIELEGTVTSSVPFLGGKIAEAAEPMVGKALNIQSKQAQAWLESH
- a CDS encoding SCO4848 family membrane protein: MELPAILAIVLIVAGVWSLVVWPQFLRRVMKDPRARDAGGKATRFLTVHVVLVSISMVLGAATAGIGIAGLLA
- a CDS encoding VanZ family protein; the protein is MRPRRRVATWEFFAYAMILGAIAMWPTPVDRAGAGLLAEALKELHQRGMPGWIDYAFVESASNVLLFVPLGILVVWILGRRNWWAGGAAGLVLSALIELAQFVFLPARYPTLLDVAANTAGATLGGLLTLLVLTLRRPVPNPPPRRTL
- a CDS encoding UDP-glucose/GDP-mannose dehydrogenase family protein codes for the protein MRISVIGCGYLGAVHAACLAKLGHDVVGIDLDAGKVAQLSAGQAPFYEPVLDELLSALEESGRLRFTTEMSAAHGSEVHFICVGTPQKRGENAADLRFVDAAVEALAAQVSPGDIIAGKSTVPVGTAARLAEVIAGTEPGATLVWNPEFLREGHAVTDTLNPDRLVYGVPDGSEDHPAVAILDQIYKASLANGTTRLVTDYATAELVKTAANSFLATKISFINAMAEVCEATGADVTLLADAIGLDERIGRKFLNAGIGFGGGCLPKDIRAFMARAGELGADQALTFLREVDAINMRRRTRVVELTRQLCGGSLMGQRIAVLGAAFKPESDDVRDSPALSAAAQLQLQGAVVTVTDPQALTNAAKRFPELPLEPDLETTLRRADAVLLLTEWKLYRELDPHGTRALVSAPRILDGRNVLDPAKWRAAGWTYKGLGRP
- the sufU gene encoding Fe-S cluster assembly sulfur transfer protein SufU, whose amino-acid sequence is MSLDQLYQQIILEHSKARHGSGLAGAAVPDGASSGQSHQLNPVCGDEITVRVAVADGTVRELRWDGDGCSISMASASVLTDLAEGLSAEEFRSVIGSFREVLRSRGKVAADPEILGDAAAFEGVARYAARVKCAMLSWVAAEDALGQAVSH
- a CDS encoding SufS family cysteine desulfurase; translated protein: MPMVATPAHLLRSATALGNEEVLRIRNDFPILSQTVNGKPLVYLDSGATSQNPLSVLEAEQEFYEQRNSAVHRGAHHLAVEATEAFEDARESVAAFIGAEPDELIWTSNATEGLNLLSYSFLNASLPGAAPEAARFALSAGDEIVVTEMEHHANLIPWQQLAERTGATLRHIPVDDAGALDLDTAARIIGERTRILAFTHASNVLGTINPVAALVALARPTGALVVLDACQSAPHLPLDVKALDVDFAVFSGHKMLAPTGIGGLYGRSELLNAMPPFLTGGSMITTVTMERAGFLPSPQRFEAGTQKISQAVALAAAANYLSETGVDRIHAWEFELGQRLVAGLESVPGIRVLGPAAGQERIGLAAFDVAGVHAHDVGQFLDSRGIAVRVGHHCAQPLHRRLGLTASTRASTYLYNTTDDVDAFLNAVADVRGYFQA
- a CDS encoding IS1380 family transposase — its product is MQKSTCVFPSVPVTFTGQSLVSHAGVKVLTGFMDALGFGALGEDRLGQFVPAGATHRPGRLVGSLAAMLAAGGEHVSDLDILRVSPGVFGQLPSNATVSRFFERTVTNPELFGYGIETLTRQLRSTAWEAAGNRNPALSATAADPLILDLDATLVASHSEKENVAGTYKGGYGFAPFIASCDYGAGNGTGEILACLLRPGNAGANSADDHIRVFETAVSGLPEGFFDETGALAGENVLVRTDSAGASRKFLWYLHSRNAQFSVSYPVPAAKAHMVDWINDKKNWQPALDQAGNDRTDAWVINATDIIPLTDYPPGTNLFLRAEPLHPGAQPTLLDIDGHRITAFLTNSPRWHGPFLDARHRARARCENRIKTLKNTGLGKLPFFDFAANQAWAWIAALASNLVSWLQLTALPAGDHAKGWDIKRWRYRLFATAGKIITRARKSYLLLPGTAPEHQLIHRLLEATASIAASLKNPTAIMQT